The Natrinema sp. SYSU A 869 DNA segment GGCCAGTCCGATGGGCGGCGCACATCCCATGGACCTCGATCCCAGAATTCAGCGAGCGTGAGGAGGAGATCCGGGAGCGTGCCAGCGCCTTCCGCATCGACGTATAGGGGCGCTTACCACCCGTTTTTAGTGGCGACGACCGATGATCTGACGGACTATATGGCCACCATCCACGGTGTCGTCTGACTCTTGCGCCGCCTCGTACGCTTCCACGACCGGCGTGATACGTCGTATCCCCGGGAGGAGCGTCCCCCGAATCCATTGATCCGTCTCAGTCGTCCACTCGTCGATCTCATCTACTCTCTCCTCGAGCACATCGACAGTCGATTCGACGTCTCCGACGCGTGCCTGCACATCGTTGATCCGCGTGCCCATATCCGCTCGAACCATATCCATCTCGTCACGCATCTCCCCCTTTGCTTGCTCCAGATCGTCATGTGTCGCTAGCTGGCTGATCGACGTTTCGAGGTCGGTGACGCGAGTCTCGATCTGCTCGAAGTCGGACTGGACGTGCGGTGTTTCATTCTGGGCGTCAATGTCGTCCAGACGTGACTTCATTCTGTCCTGCTGTTCCTCGAGCGATTCACGCACATCGCTTAATTCCTGACGTAACTGATGCACTTCCTCGCGCAAATCGTCGGTATCCATCTCGGCCGTCGCGAGCGCTGCTTCATGCTCGGCGACAAATTCCTCCCCGTCGGATGTGAGCATCGCGACCCGCGGCGGCTTCCGCGCCGAGCCATCCGGATCCACCTTGTCGATACGGGTCTGAATCAGCCCCTTATCCTCAAGCGAGTCGAATACGCGGAGTACCTTGCGTTGATAGCCGATGCTGTCACATGCTTGTCTGACAGTGGTGCTTTTCGCCAAATCACCGCCCTCATGGAGGTAGAGCAGTGCTTCTCGCTCTGCATCACTGAGTTCTATCTCACCTCCGTCAAACGCAAATCTATTACTCATCTTATATTAAGATCATCAGTAGTAGCGTATAATCCCCACGACAGACCGCCTCGACACTGTCGCGCGACACATCCCACGCACCCCATGCGCCGTCAATATCTAGACCCACCAACCCCCTGGTAACGTCGATCTGAGCTGAATGCCACGTCTCGATTTCAAAACCTAACACTGGCTATAGTAGGAGTTAGAAATAACTGCTCATCTTTGGTACAGAGAGCTGATTAAGTGCGGTATCGATCGCCGTTGTTAACTCGCCAAGTGAGTCAAAAAACCGATTGCTGAGAGCCGTTTGGAGCTGTCGCCAGCACTCTTCGACCGGATTGAGTTCAGGAGAGTACGCCGGTAACGTGACGAAGGCGAGGTCGTCACGGGCCGCCAGGTCCGTGACGGCCGATGCCTGGAAATACGGCGCTCCATCGAGTACGATGATTAGATCTTCTTCGAATTCTTTGCATAACGCGAGAATGAAATGTTTCGTGTGATCGGCAGTGACGTACTCGGTGAATCGTGAGAAGAAGCACTCGCCGTCTTCGGTGATCGCGCCGAGCAGACACGTCCAGTCGCGTTGGCCAGAAAGTTCGACGCTCGGCCGCGTGCCGCGCGGAAACCACGCGGCACGCGGCTCAACCTGGACGGATTTCTTGGTCTGATCGATGCAGACTACTGTAGCGTCCATCTCCGCTCGCTTTTTTTGAGTTCGTCACGGAACTCTTCTGTGTCGGATCCCTCGGCTTCGGCGGCTGTGCGGCGCGGTTTTTGGTAACTCAATCCAGCTTCTTTGAGCAACCGCCGGCAACTCGGATAGGAGTACTCGACGCCGTAGGTTTCTTCAAGAAACTCCTGGACGAGCGCCGGCGTCCATGCCGGCGCGTCGATCCCGACTTCCTCGGGAGGTTCGTGAACGGTTTGTTCAAACTCTTCTTGCTGTGTTTCTGAGAGCTTTCGTTTTCTCCCGGATCGGTGAGCATCAGAGACGGCTTGCTCAAGCGGTTCGTCCGTATTGAGTCGCATGAGCCAACTGTAGATCGTCCTTCGACCAGTGTCGTGCCACTCTGCAAGTTCGGTCTGTGTCACGCCGTTCTTGTACGCAATCGCCGCTAACAACCGTTGTGTCGGCTTGTTTCCCTTAACCTTGTCAAGGGCGTCTTGGAGTTCTTCAACGGAAATCTCGTCGAGATGGTCCATTGTCTACAGTAACAATCTACGGGCGAAAAATTCTAACGGTTACTATAGCCGTGCGACGGCAGAACCCGCTCTACGTTAGCGACCGTCGGCTCGAATAGCATTTTCTTGTCCCCATTCACACACATCTATCAATAGCACATCACTTAAATCCCCAAACTAAGCTGTATTTCCAAGGGAAGTCAATTTCTGGTGAATTACACCAGTGACTACATATGTCACTCCACAATATCCGATCATTCTCCGCCATTCTATTCAACTGTGGTAATAGTGAAAATTTCACGAATGTGAGGTTTTGAAACACGAAAGGGTGGTGTGGATTCCGTTCGATGGACTAGATATGACGCGAGCGGAACGGGTGGTTGACCGACTTGGGATGCTTTACGAGGACGGGCTTGACGCAGATGATTTCATGCTATTCGCGCCGGATGTAGCGTCTTTACAGGGTGTAGATCAGACTAATATGTACTGGCGAAAACCATCCACGATGGAAAGGGGGCTATAAACGATATTATGGGCCAAACTGGCGGAAACAGCGAAAGAGAGCCTTGGAACGCGATGAATTCGAGTGCCGAATCTGCTTACTTGATAGACAGGGCCACAACCAAAAGTACGGATCTGACCCAGTAGTTCATCATATAACCCGATTCGGTGATTTTGAAAGCTATGAGGAAGCGAACATATTAGACAACCTCATCACTCTTTGCAAACGCTGTCACGGCCTTATAGAAGGTGGGCGAATCGAGTTGCCTGATGAATAGCCCGGACAACTGTTACAGAGGATAAGACCGCGGCTGACCGTTCTCACAGCACTATTATTAATACAGTTGAAGCGTCACTTTAGATGTATCCATGCCCTTCCGGGCCATCTACGATGGGGAGATCGTCGCACCTGCATCGGTCCCGGACCACGAGTCCGTCAAATGTCCCGAATGCGGATACTCGATGCACACTCGGAATCCGGACGGGGTAGCACGGCATTTCGTTCACTCTAACTCCGGGTCGGGAGGGGGCTGCTCGATGGCCGGGACCGGTGAGTCGGACACCCACGCTCGTTGCGTCGCCCTTGCTGCCGAAGCCCTTGCCGACCGGTTCGGCTCACAGCCAACCCAGTGCGGGATTGAAAAGCGAGTCGAGCTCGAGGACAGCTATCTCGGCCACGACTATCGGCGTGCAGACGCACTACTCGAGTTCGAATCTGAAAATCCCTACTTCGGGCACGGGATCGTGATTGAGGTTCAGCACAAGAATCACGAGAAGAACATCGATGCGGCAACGTACGACTATCTCAAAGCGGGCTACTCGATCGCGTGGCTATCGACGAGTGACTTCGGGACGGAGTCCTTAGATTGCGATATCGTCGGAGAGACGTTCCAATCCACTGGTGGGGGCTGCTATAGTCCGCGTGAGAAAAACCCTCTATATCTGGTAAAGTGTGAACAATACCGGTATGAGGGAGAGCATATCTGGATCGAGATTCCCACGTCTGTCTTGGACGACACCGACGAGTACGAACTGTGCGTCAGTCGGGGGTGTGACCTTCGACGGCGATATGACGAGGAGACAGACAGCTACGAATACGATATCAACTCTGGTCTGCCGTCGTATTTCCGACCGAAACTGCTCCGGAAAGCCATCATCAGGGAAAGTTCGTTTGAAGACCTCGATGATTGGCTTAGCCAAATGTACCACATCTCCCCGATAGAGAAAATTATCGCTTTCCGTCCAGAGATAGAGTACTGCCGCGGCCCGAAAGGGTTCCACGAGTGGAAGACTCCGGAGACGGTACGGTCGAACAGAATTGGTGATCCGACGATCGAACTCAGAGAGTGCCGGTACTGTCCAGTGCATCTCTTGACAGACTTTCGTGGACGGCGTCAAGATCGAACGCATATCTTCTTTGGTGGCCCGCCTGATCCGGACGTGAATCTGAGTGAAATTGAGAAGAACCCTGAGAGGTGCAACCATCGCAGTCACAATCCGGAAATGTGGGTTGAGTACTGCCCCGAATGCGGCGATACGGATCCGTCGTAGAGACTATCGGTCGTCTACAGCCAGCCACTCGAGTGCTGCACTGAGCGCTTGTCCGTTCGTTGCGACGCGGTCGACCTCCGAGATGATCTGGAAGCCGTTGATCGGCCCGGCCCAGAGGACGAACTCGAGGGAGCGATAGAACCGCTGATACAGCAGTGAGTGCGCGAAAATTTGGGCGTTTCAGCGGTTGGCGCGGGTAACGGGGTTGCCGGGTACCCTACGGTAGGTGCCCCTAAGGGGGCAGGGCAATCGCGCGGCGCGCAGAGCGCGCGCCGCGCTCGCGAAAATTGAGTCGACCGATACAAGACGCCACAGCGGCGCTCCCCCTCTGGTAGGGTGTAGTAGGACCTCGCTAACTGTGATTAACAGATATGCCTACGAGGGTTTATCAGTGAAGCCACAGCCAAACGTGAGCGTCATGCGACACTCACAAGA contains these protein-coding regions:
- a CDS encoding IS630 family transposase (programmed frameshift); this translates as MDHLDEISVEELQDALDKVKGNKPTQRLLAAIAYKNGVTQTELAEWHDTGRRTIYSWLMRLNTDEPLEQAVSDAHRSGRKRKLSETQQEEFEQTVHEPPEEVGIDAPAWTPALVQEFLEETYGVEYSYPSCRRLLKEAGLSYQKPRRTAAEAEGSDTEEFRDELKKKRAEMDATVVCIDQTKKSVQVEPRAAWFPRGTRPSVELSGQRDWTCLLGAITEDGECFFSRFTEYVTADHTKHFILALCKEFEEDLIIVLDGAPYFQASAVTDLAARDDLAFVTLPAYSPELNPVEECWRQLQTALSNRFFDSLGELTTAIDTALNQLSVPKMSSYF